A region of Pyxidicoccus parkwaysis DNA encodes the following proteins:
- the bioB gene encoding biotin synthase BioB — protein sequence MSDASVPSESFHGHSHTAAPPPPGVEVRHDWSLAEVRAIYAMPLLDLVHRAQTVHRAVFQDNKVQLCSLLSIKTGGCSEDCAYCPQAARYKTGVKAEKLMAVPEVLAAAKKARSAGATRFCMGAAWREVKDGPQFDSVLEMVRGVRAMGMEACATLGMLTDSQAKRLKEAGLSAYNHNLDTSPEHYGDIISTRTYDDRLRTLNRVRDAGISVCCGGIIGMGESVDDRCNLLRTVANQEHHPESVPINALVAVEGTPLAEQPRVETVDMVRTIATARILMPQAMVRLSAGRQQMNEEAQLLCMMAGANSLFFGEKLLTTGNPEYSQDMALLEKAGIRPLEPRQDR from the coding sequence ATGTCCGACGCTTCCGTCCCCAGCGAGTCCTTCCACGGTCATTCCCACACGGCCGCGCCGCCGCCTCCGGGCGTCGAGGTGCGCCATGACTGGTCGCTCGCCGAGGTCCGCGCCATCTACGCCATGCCGCTCCTGGACCTGGTCCACCGGGCGCAGACGGTCCACCGGGCCGTGTTCCAGGACAACAAGGTGCAGTTGTGCTCGCTGCTGTCCATCAAGACGGGCGGCTGCTCCGAGGACTGCGCGTACTGCCCGCAGGCGGCCCGCTACAAGACGGGCGTGAAGGCGGAGAAGCTGATGGCGGTGCCGGAGGTGCTGGCGGCCGCGAAGAAGGCGCGCTCCGCCGGAGCCACGCGCTTCTGCATGGGCGCTGCGTGGCGCGAGGTGAAGGACGGCCCGCAGTTCGACAGCGTGCTGGAGATGGTGCGCGGCGTGCGCGCCATGGGCATGGAGGCGTGCGCCACGCTGGGCATGCTCACCGACAGCCAGGCGAAGCGTCTCAAGGAGGCGGGGCTGTCCGCGTACAACCACAACCTGGACACCTCGCCCGAGCACTACGGCGACATCATCTCCACGCGCACGTATGACGACCGGCTGCGGACGCTGAATCGCGTGCGCGACGCCGGCATCTCCGTGTGCTGCGGCGGCATCATCGGCATGGGCGAGTCGGTGGATGACCGCTGCAACCTGCTGCGCACGGTGGCCAACCAGGAGCACCACCCGGAGTCGGTGCCCATCAACGCGCTGGTGGCCGTGGAGGGCACGCCGCTGGCCGAGCAGCCGCGCGTGGAGACGGTGGACATGGTGCGGACCATCGCCACGGCGCGCATCCTGATGCCGCAGGCGATGGTGCGCCTGTCCGCGGGCCGGCAGCAGATGAACGAGGAGGCGCAGTTGCTGTGCATGATGGCGGGCGCCAACTCGCTGTTCTTCGGCGAGAAGCTGCTCACCACCGGCAATCCCGAGTACAGCCAGGACATGGCCCTGCTGGAGAAGGCCGGCATCCGCCCGCTGGAGCCCCGGCAGGACCGCTAG
- a CDS encoding GlsB/YeaQ/YmgE family stress response membrane protein produces the protein MGIIAFLIIGLLAGLIARAIMPGTQSMGLIATTLLGVAGSFVGGLVASLFSRDGRVFDLHPTGLLFSVLGALLVLFLVGMAGSRRRVRV, from the coding sequence ATGGGGATCATCGCTTTCCTGATCATCGGTCTGCTGGCGGGCCTCATCGCCCGCGCCATCATGCCGGGCACACAGTCCATGGGTCTCATCGCCACCACGCTGCTGGGCGTCGCCGGCTCCTTCGTGGGCGGCCTCGTTGCCTCGCTGTTCAGTCGTGACGGCCGCGTCTTCGACCTGCACCCGACGGGGCTGTTGTTCTCCGTCCTCGGCGCCCTCCTGGTGCTCTTCCTGGTGGGCATGGCCGGCAGCAGGCGCCGCGTCCGCGTCTAG
- the radA gene encoding DNA repair protein RadA, translating into MAKAKTHYTCQACGYQTAKWLGKCPDCGAWSSLLEETEAKVDEKRPAWGASGGAAKPMRLKEVSGETEVRRRTGIAEFDRVLGGGVVSGSVVLLGGDPGIGKSTLLLAALDKLARHGPVLYVSGEESLRQTKMRAERLRVEGDAIHLFAETDAERVLGAAEGLKPQALVVDSIQTMYLPELGNAPGSITQVREVAGRLMAYAKRTGVPTFIVGHVTKEGSIAGPRVLEHMVDTVLYFEGERGHPFRILRAHKNRFGSTNEIGVFEMKGAGLVEVADPSALFLAERPVGKSGSVVTSTLNGTRPLLVEVQALVAPTGYGTARRTAIGVDGNRVALLAAVLEKKEEIPLVGCDLFVNVAGGMQLNEPACDLAVCAALVSSLQNRPLDAQTLVLGEVGLAGEVRAVGQVEPRLAEAAKMGFQRVVLPAGSARRLENAGKMRVVGVETLGEALAAMFD; encoded by the coding sequence ATGGCGAAGGCAAAGACGCACTACACCTGCCAGGCATGCGGGTACCAGACGGCGAAGTGGCTCGGGAAGTGCCCGGACTGCGGGGCCTGGAGCTCGCTGCTGGAGGAGACGGAAGCGAAGGTGGACGAGAAGCGCCCGGCCTGGGGCGCCTCGGGCGGGGCCGCGAAGCCCATGCGGCTCAAGGAGGTCAGCGGCGAGACGGAGGTCCGCCGCCGCACGGGCATCGCCGAGTTCGACCGCGTGCTGGGCGGCGGCGTGGTGAGCGGCTCGGTGGTGCTGCTGGGCGGAGACCCGGGCATCGGCAAGTCCACGCTGCTCTTGGCCGCGCTCGACAAGCTGGCCCGCCACGGGCCGGTGCTCTACGTCTCGGGTGAGGAGAGCCTGCGTCAGACGAAGATGCGCGCCGAGCGCCTGCGGGTGGAGGGAGACGCCATCCACCTCTTCGCGGAGACGGACGCGGAGCGCGTGCTGGGCGCCGCCGAGGGGCTGAAGCCGCAGGCGCTGGTGGTGGACTCCATCCAGACCATGTACCTGCCGGAACTGGGCAACGCGCCGGGCAGCATCACCCAGGTGCGTGAAGTCGCGGGCCGGCTGATGGCGTACGCGAAGCGCACGGGCGTGCCGACGTTCATCGTGGGCCACGTGACGAAGGAAGGCTCCATCGCGGGCCCGCGCGTGCTGGAGCACATGGTGGACACGGTGCTCTACTTCGAGGGCGAGCGCGGCCACCCGTTCCGGATTCTGCGCGCGCACAAGAACCGCTTCGGCTCCACCAACGAAATTGGCGTCTTCGAGATGAAGGGCGCGGGGCTGGTGGAGGTGGCGGACCCGTCGGCCCTGTTCCTCGCGGAGCGGCCGGTGGGCAAGTCCGGCAGCGTGGTGACGAGCACGCTGAATGGCACGCGCCCGCTGCTGGTGGAGGTGCAGGCGCTGGTGGCGCCCACGGGCTACGGCACCGCGCGGCGCACGGCCATCGGCGTGGACGGCAACCGCGTGGCGCTGCTGGCGGCGGTGCTGGAGAAGAAGGAGGAGATTCCGCTGGTGGGCTGCGACCTCTTCGTCAACGTCGCGGGAGGCATGCAGCTCAACGAGCCCGCGTGTGATTTGGCGGTCTGCGCGGCGCTGGTGAGCAGCCTGCAGAACCGGCCGCTGGACGCGCAGACGCTGGTGCTGGGCGAGGTGGGGCTCGCGGGCGAGGTGCGCGCGGTGGGCCAGGTGGAGCCCCGGCTCGCCGAGGCCGCGAAGATGGGCTTCCAGCGCGTGGTGCTGCCCGCGGGCAGCGCGAGGCGGCTGGAGAACGCAGGCAAGATGCGCGTGGTGGGCGTGGAGACGCTCGGCGAGGCGCTGGCGGCGATGTTCGACTGA
- a CDS encoding LLM class flavin-dependent oxidoreductase has translation MRLDIFSEMQHPKEHWTGDNHEHRLIQETLEQAKLADEMGYGVWWQVEHHTAVEFSYSSAPEVMLTAIAMSTKRMHVGHSSVLAPGRFNHPIRIAERGAFLDHLSGGRFQLGLARSTIPEWRVFNIDPESTRGQMQQAFEMVPKMWTREKFSWDSPEYRLKDISVIPKPYRKPHPPLWQACSSPASFEQAGRNGVGALGVTLWASPEEVAEMIHVYREALRTRCEPVGEFVNDQVAFFTFVHCADSEQEAMENGAAQAAAWYTNGSFTFFEAKEAFIRTAAELESLAKDPAGGGLTGQLMRKKDPNAPQSRAQRLLGRIVAGEDVPHGQVWEVLSEQDSLIVGTKDQVRKRLKRYEGLGIDALMSFHQVGALPHDKVMKSIRLTGELIPEFKTPAAP, from the coding sequence GTGAGACTCGACATCTTCTCGGAGATGCAGCACCCGAAGGAACACTGGACTGGTGACAACCACGAGCACCGGCTCATCCAGGAGACGCTGGAGCAGGCGAAGCTGGCGGATGAGATGGGCTACGGCGTGTGGTGGCAGGTGGAGCACCACACCGCGGTGGAGTTCAGCTACAGCTCGGCGCCGGAGGTGATGCTCACGGCCATTGCCATGAGCACGAAGCGGATGCACGTGGGGCACTCGTCGGTGCTCGCGCCGGGGCGCTTCAACCACCCCATCCGCATCGCGGAGCGCGGGGCCTTCCTGGACCACCTGAGCGGAGGACGCTTCCAGCTCGGGCTGGCGCGCAGCACGATTCCGGAGTGGCGCGTCTTCAACATCGACCCGGAGTCCACGCGCGGGCAGATGCAGCAGGCCTTCGAGATGGTCCCGAAGATGTGGACGCGGGAGAAGTTCTCCTGGGACAGCCCCGAGTACCGGCTCAAGGACATCAGCGTGATTCCGAAGCCGTACCGCAAGCCGCACCCGCCGCTGTGGCAGGCGTGCTCCAGCCCTGCCTCGTTCGAGCAGGCGGGGCGCAACGGTGTGGGCGCGCTGGGCGTGACGCTGTGGGCGTCACCGGAAGAGGTCGCGGAGATGATTCACGTCTACCGCGAGGCGCTGCGCACCCGCTGTGAGCCGGTGGGCGAGTTCGTGAACGACCAGGTGGCGTTCTTCACCTTCGTGCACTGTGCGGACTCGGAGCAGGAGGCGATGGAGAACGGCGCGGCGCAGGCGGCGGCCTGGTACACGAATGGCTCGTTCACCTTCTTCGAGGCGAAGGAGGCCTTCATCCGGACGGCGGCGGAGCTGGAGTCGCTGGCGAAGGACCCGGCGGGTGGCGGCCTGACGGGGCAGTTGATGCGCAAGAAGGACCCCAACGCGCCGCAGTCGCGGGCGCAACGGCTGCTGGGGCGCATCGTCGCGGGCGAGGACGTGCCGCACGGGCAGGTCTGGGAGGTGCTCAGCGAGCAGGACTCGCTGATTGTCGGCACCAAGGACCAGGTGCGGAAGCGGCTGAAGCGCTACGAGGGACTCGGCATCGACGCGCTCATGTCCTTCCACCAGGTGGGCGCCCTGCCGCACGACAAGGTGATGAAGAGCATCCGCCTCACCGGCGAGCTCATCCCCGAGTTCAAGACGCCGGCGGCGCCGTAG
- a CDS encoding glycosyl hydrolase family 18 protein has translation MRKQLKWFMLAVGVHTTACGAAADFQGSTPEVTTPEVDTPEASVAFEPAPVEAAAAAVDPNSIYVDALGSGWTDWSWATHNLAATSPVFAGTRAVSATFGAWTGLYFHHTGVPTAGLEFVEFQVHGGTSTNPTLTAYATVGNAARPTVGVNRYCDGGTIKANAWTRCRVPLSALGVTNVTMDGFVVQEGAGRSLPVMTFDSLRLGTSATVPMVSISVTPTSASLTKGATRTFTAAVTGSTNTAVTWSVQEGAAGGTITSAGLYTAPQTAGTYHVVATSQADTTKKATAAITVTATTPTPVTGKWVSGYYTGWNADLYPPEKVDFSAMTHIIVGRATPRTDGTLSTAFDNSNGPAMAKTLSTRAHAAGRKAIIMVGGAGEHANWVGAASSANRAKFVQSLLSAMDNLGYDGLDIDWEPVEAADKPNLLALVQALRAARPGMLLTFPIGWINTNFASDVDPWFAQLAKSLDQVNVMSYEMIGPWDGWQSWYTSALYGESGNRPTSVSSSLNGWVAAGIPKAKLGMGIPFYGMAWRNITGPYQGFTNWSDYVGSDNSFTYKKIQQLSASGTYHWDAAASASYLTFNNGVEDGTVRWISYDSPQTIAAKGAYTRNNGFGGTIIWTINQGCTDPSTGANPLLDAVKSAFLQ, from the coding sequence ATGAGAAAGCAGCTCAAGTGGTTCATGTTGGCAGTCGGCGTCCACACCACCGCGTGCGGTGCGGCGGCCGACTTTCAAGGCAGTACGCCGGAGGTCACCACTCCGGAGGTGGACACGCCCGAGGCTTCCGTGGCCTTCGAGCCCGCGCCCGTCGAAGCGGCGGCCGCCGCCGTGGACCCCAACAGCATCTACGTAGACGCGCTCGGCTCCGGCTGGACGGACTGGTCCTGGGCCACGCACAACCTCGCCGCCACGTCTCCCGTCTTCGCCGGCACGCGCGCCGTGTCCGCGACGTTCGGCGCCTGGACGGGCCTGTACTTCCACCACACGGGCGTCCCCACCGCGGGGCTCGAGTTCGTGGAGTTCCAGGTCCACGGCGGCACGTCCACCAACCCCACTCTCACCGCGTACGCCACCGTCGGCAACGCGGCCCGTCCCACGGTGGGCGTGAATCGCTACTGTGACGGCGGCACCATCAAGGCCAACGCCTGGACGCGCTGCCGCGTGCCGCTGTCCGCGCTCGGCGTCACCAACGTCACGATGGATGGCTTCGTCGTCCAGGAGGGCGCCGGCCGCTCGCTGCCGGTGATGACCTTCGACAGCCTCCGCCTTGGCACGTCCGCGACGGTGCCCATGGTGAGCATCTCCGTGACGCCCACCAGCGCGTCGCTGACGAAGGGCGCCACGCGGACGTTCACCGCCGCCGTGACGGGCAGCACCAACACCGCCGTCACCTGGTCCGTCCAGGAGGGCGCCGCCGGTGGCACCATCACCAGCGCCGGCCTCTACACCGCGCCGCAGACGGCGGGCACGTACCACGTCGTCGCCACCAGCCAGGCTGACACCACGAAGAAGGCCACGGCCGCCATCACCGTCACCGCGACCACGCCCACGCCGGTCACCGGCAAGTGGGTGTCTGGCTACTACACCGGTTGGAACGCGGACCTGTACCCGCCGGAGAAGGTGGACTTCAGCGCGATGACGCACATCATCGTCGGCCGGGCCACGCCGCGCACGGACGGCACACTGAGCACCGCGTTCGACAACTCGAACGGCCCCGCCATGGCGAAGACGCTGTCCACGCGAGCCCACGCGGCCGGGCGCAAGGCCATCATCATGGTGGGCGGCGCCGGTGAGCACGCCAACTGGGTGGGCGCGGCCAGCAGCGCCAACCGCGCGAAGTTCGTGCAGAGCCTCCTGTCCGCCATGGACAACCTCGGCTACGACGGGCTCGACATCGACTGGGAGCCGGTGGAGGCGGCGGACAAGCCCAACCTGCTCGCGCTGGTGCAGGCGCTGCGCGCGGCGCGCCCGGGCATGCTGCTCACCTTCCCCATCGGGTGGATCAACACCAACTTCGCCTCCGACGTGGACCCCTGGTTCGCGCAGCTCGCCAAGAGCCTGGACCAGGTCAACGTCATGTCCTACGAGATGATTGGCCCGTGGGACGGCTGGCAGTCCTGGTACACCTCCGCGCTGTACGGTGAGTCCGGCAACCGCCCGACGTCCGTCTCCTCCAGCCTCAATGGCTGGGTGGCCGCGGGCATCCCCAAGGCGAAGCTCGGCATGGGCATCCCCTTCTACGGCATGGCCTGGCGCAACATCACCGGCCCGTACCAGGGCTTCACCAACTGGTCCGACTACGTGGGCAGCGACAACTCCTTCACCTACAAGAAGATTCAGCAGCTCTCCGCGTCCGGCACGTACCACTGGGACGCCGCCGCCTCCGCGAGCTACCTGACCTTCAACAACGGCGTGGAGGACGGCACCGTGCGCTGGATTTCGTACGACAGCCCGCAGACCATCGCCGCCAAGGGCGCGTACACCCGCAACAACGGCTTCGGTGGCACCATCATCTGGACCATCAACCAGGGCTGCACCGACCCGAGCACCGGCGCCAACCCGCTGCTCGACGCCGTGAAGAGCGCGTTCCTCCAGTAA
- a CDS encoding dihydrofolate reductase family protein — translation MPKLKYHVASSADGFIAHEDDTYGAFLQERLVKEGEHVTDYIASFGTYGAVLMGRRTYEVGLEVGVTDPYPMMDTYVFTRSMKESPHPHVRLVSEDALGFIRRLKEQPGKDLYLAGGADFASKVLDAGLVDEVVLKLNPLLLGSGIPLVTRLKGFKSLELQSTRVYKNGVLLLRYAVLPEGAPGTNVVVPPGMPAAE, via the coding sequence ATGCCGAAGCTCAAGTACCACGTTGCTTCCAGCGCCGACGGCTTCATCGCCCACGAGGACGACACCTACGGGGCCTTCCTGCAGGAGCGGCTCGTGAAGGAAGGCGAGCACGTCACCGACTACATCGCGTCCTTCGGTACGTACGGCGCCGTCCTGATGGGCCGCCGCACGTACGAGGTGGGCCTCGAGGTGGGCGTGACGGACCCCTACCCGATGATGGACACGTACGTCTTCACGCGCTCCATGAAGGAGAGCCCGCACCCGCACGTGAGGCTCGTGTCCGAGGACGCGCTCGGCTTCATCCGCCGCCTCAAGGAACAGCCGGGCAAGGACCTCTACCTCGCGGGCGGCGCGGACTTCGCGTCGAAGGTGCTCGACGCGGGGCTCGTCGACGAGGTGGTGCTCAAGCTGAACCCGCTGCTGCTCGGCTCGGGCATTCCGCTCGTCACGCGGCTCAAGGGCTTCAAGAGCCTGGAGCTGCAGTCCACCCGCGTCTACAAGAACGGCGTGCTGCTGCTGCGCTACGCCGTCCTGCCCGAGGGCGCGCCGGGGACGAACGTCGTGGTTCCTCCGGGAATGCCCGCGGCGGAGTGA
- a CDS encoding C40 family peptidase — MPEQESYVPITGLAAKGDPILQQGSSGSAVVELQRLLTAAGFSPGAADGDFGAKTKAAVMDFQRARGLSVDGIVGPATWAALRAPAPTPVSGLREKIVSEAQWGVSNAAGIHYQQLRPMDGINQRHKLPLYTDCSGFVTLCYKWAGAGDPNGLGFNGQGYTGSMLGYLSAVSQSQVKAGDLVLWARNGQGEHVAMVIEPGSDPLLISHGEESGPYTVQFSSSNRYHSGATVYWLRLPSVDGVTREVPPTELRMLRARPEVRGNTDAPSEAGLAREAVNPPVTH; from the coding sequence ATGCCCGAACAAGAATCGTATGTCCCCATCACAGGCCTCGCCGCGAAGGGCGACCCCATCCTCCAGCAGGGCTCATCCGGCTCCGCCGTCGTGGAGTTGCAGAGACTGCTCACGGCGGCGGGCTTCAGCCCCGGCGCGGCGGATGGTGACTTCGGAGCGAAGACGAAGGCGGCGGTGATGGACTTCCAGCGCGCGCGAGGGTTGAGCGTGGACGGCATCGTCGGGCCCGCCACCTGGGCCGCGCTGCGAGCCCCCGCTCCCACGCCCGTGAGCGGCCTGCGCGAGAAAATCGTCTCGGAGGCGCAGTGGGGCGTGTCGAACGCCGCCGGCATCCACTACCAGCAACTGCGCCCCATGGACGGCATCAACCAGCGCCACAAGCTGCCGCTGTACACGGACTGCTCGGGCTTCGTCACGCTCTGCTACAAGTGGGCGGGCGCGGGTGACCCGAATGGACTGGGCTTCAACGGCCAGGGCTACACGGGCTCGATGCTGGGCTACCTGAGCGCCGTGTCGCAATCCCAGGTGAAGGCGGGAGACCTCGTCCTCTGGGCGCGCAACGGCCAGGGCGAGCACGTGGCCATGGTGATTGAGCCGGGCAGCGACCCCCTGCTCATCTCCCACGGCGAGGAGTCCGGGCCCTACACGGTCCAGTTCTCTTCCTCCAATCGCTATCACTCCGGCGCGACGGTGTACTGGCTGAGGCTGCCTTCGGTGGATGGAGTCACCCGCGAGGTACCTCCCACCGAGCTCCGCATGCTGCGGGCACGTCCCGAAGTGAGAGGCAACACCGATGCGCCCAGCGAGGCGGGACTGGCCCGGGAGGCAGTAAATCCTCCCGTGACCCATTGA